From a single Bacillus pseudomycoides DSM 12442 genomic region:
- a CDS encoding NAD-dependent epimerase/dehydratase family protein has protein sequence MIDHFKNKTFLITGGYGFIGSHLVRRLLKLQAKIVILARKSSNPWRLNDVLKSIKLYEVDIRDKIQVENIIKQIRPDYIFHFAAYGVNSAHTDYMSAIETNVLGTINIIQATKSIDCKKIINIGSSSEYGNKTESIKEDMELTPVDIYGSSKAAATIIAHQVAAENNINLITLRPFGVFGEGEEPHKIFCYIILQVLQNRNVNLTLCNQLRDYCYVDNIIDACMLTIENNSIQNEIFNIGSGETHPLKYYVELLFKHLQTNKRPNYGALSYRTNERRISKPNINKIKRMLSWEPRISIEEGIIKTVNWYKHNTHLYPNV, from the coding sequence ATGATTGACCATTTTAAAAATAAAACGTTTCTTATCACTGGCGGATACGGTTTTATTGGTTCTCATTTAGTAAGAAGATTATTGAAATTACAAGCGAAAATCGTTATTTTAGCCAGAAAGTCATCAAATCCTTGGCGTCTTAATGATGTATTAAAAAGTATCAAACTTTATGAAGTAGATATACGAGATAAGATCCAAGTTGAAAATATTATAAAACAAATCCGTCCTGACTATATTTTTCACTTTGCTGCATACGGAGTAAATTCAGCTCATACAGATTACATGAGTGCTATTGAAACGAATGTTTTAGGTACAATTAATATTATTCAGGCAACAAAGTCTATAGATTGCAAAAAGATTATTAATATTGGAAGCAGTTCTGAGTATGGAAATAAAACAGAATCTATTAAGGAAGATATGGAATTAACACCAGTAGATATTTATGGAAGTAGTAAAGCTGCAGCCACTATAATTGCTCATCAAGTCGCGGCTGAAAACAATATCAACCTTATAACCTTAAGACCCTTTGGAGTATTCGGAGAAGGTGAAGAACCACATAAAATTTTTTGCTATATTATTTTACAGGTATTACAGAATAGAAATGTAAACTTAACGTTATGTAATCAATTAAGAGATTACTGCTATGTAGATAATATTATAGATGCTTGTATGCTAACAATTGAAAATAATTCTATACAAAATGAGATTTTTAATATTGGAAGCGGTGAAACTCACCCTTTAAAATATTATGTGGAATTACTCTTTAAACACTTGCAGACTAATAAAAGACCCAATTATGGTGCGTTATCCTATAGAACGAATGAAAGAAGGATTTCTAAACCGAATATTAATAAAATTAAACGTATGCTCTCTTGGGAACCACGCATAAGTATTGAAGAAGGTATTATTAAAACTGTTAATTGGTATAAACATAATACACATCTATATCCGAATGTATGA
- the rfbG gene encoding CDP-glucose 4,6-dehydratase yields MFNNSFKNVFHGKKILITGHTGFKGSWLSIWLKELGATVIGYSLDPKNKKDNFNLTNLQNDIIDVRGDIRDYNKLNKLFKEYKPEIVFHLAAQPLVKYSYEHPKDTYDINVMGTMNILEAIRLHESTKIGIIVTSDKCYENNEWVWGYRENDPMGGHDLYSSSKGCCELLISSYRNSYFPEKKYEHHKKIIASVRAGNVIGGGDWSIGRIIPDCIRALESNQEIFIRNTNAVRPWQHVLEPLSGYLLLAEKILTDGVLFSGAWNFGPKLNNIVSVKELVTGMIKSWGCGNWISSNVNPEEFHEATFLNLDISKAKFKLNWEPKWSLQQTLDHTVDWYKNYKAYSSTELRNLCVDQIKQYVQS; encoded by the coding sequence TTGTTCAATAATAGCTTTAAGAATGTATTTCATGGAAAAAAGATTTTAATCACAGGACACACTGGTTTTAAAGGCTCTTGGTTATCCATATGGTTAAAAGAATTAGGCGCGACTGTAATTGGATATTCTTTAGATCCTAAAAATAAAAAAGATAACTTTAATTTAACAAACCTTCAAAACGACATAATTGATGTTCGTGGGGATATTAGAGACTATAATAAATTAAATAAGCTTTTCAAAGAATATAAACCTGAAATTGTATTTCATTTAGCCGCACAACCACTTGTTAAATATTCTTATGAGCACCCTAAAGATACGTATGATATAAATGTTATGGGAACAATGAATATATTAGAAGCAATTCGTTTACATGAATCCACTAAAATAGGAATTATAGTTACAAGTGACAAGTGTTATGAGAACAATGAATGGGTTTGGGGATACCGTGAAAATGACCCAATGGGTGGACATGACCTTTATAGTTCTAGCAAAGGATGCTGCGAACTATTAATTTCCTCCTACCGCAACTCTTATTTTCCAGAAAAAAAATATGAGCACCATAAAAAAATAATCGCAAGTGTTCGTGCTGGCAATGTAATTGGCGGAGGAGATTGGTCAATAGGCAGGATTATTCCTGATTGTATACGAGCACTGGAATCAAACCAAGAAATTTTCATTAGAAATACTAATGCAGTAAGACCTTGGCAACATGTACTTGAACCCTTAAGTGGATATTTACTTCTAGCAGAAAAAATTTTAACTGATGGGGTCCTTTTTTCTGGTGCATGGAATTTTGGTCCAAAACTAAATAATATTGTCTCAGTAAAAGAGCTTGTTACCGGTATGATAAAGTCCTGGGGATGTGGGAATTGGATATCTTCAAATGTAAATCCAGAAGAATTTCATGAGGCAACATTCCTAAACCTAGATATAAGCAAAGCAAAATTCAAGCTCAATTGGGAACCAAAATGGTCCCTTCAACAGACTTTAGACCATACAGTAGACTGGTATAAAAATTATAAGGCGTACTCCAGTACAGAGCTGAGAAATTTATGTGTTGATCAAATTAAACAATATGTGCAGTCTTAA
- a CDS encoding DUF3189 family protein — translation MIYIYTDYGGTHTTSLAAAYHLNKLPTDRNLTREEILNVDYFNKLKTYDMGKIIFHGRDEGGNPVYTVGCGASKVVVPSMKNLGEILQHQYQNNEKIIFSNMSPTVPLPMTFGGLFSRRLHIDFIGIPLLVWGAQICCVNVQRLVDYTKEA, via the coding sequence ATGATTTATATTTACACTGATTATGGCGGAACGCATACAACATCACTAGCCGCAGCGTATCATTTAAACAAACTACCAACTGATCGGAATTTAACGAGAGAAGAAATTTTAAATGTGGACTATTTTAATAAACTTAAAACTTATGATATGGGAAAAATTATTTTTCATGGCCGAGATGAGGGCGGCAATCCTGTTTATACAGTAGGGTGCGGAGCATCAAAAGTTGTGGTACCATCTATGAAAAATCTAGGAGAAATTCTTCAACATCAATATCAAAACAACGAAAAAATCATTTTTTCAAATATGTCACCAACCGTTCCACTTCCTATGACGTTTGGTGGTTTATTCTCTAGAAGATTACATATTGATTTTATTGGTATTCCATTACTTGTATGGGGAGCACAGATTTGTTGTGTCAATGTACAAAGACTGGTGGATTATACAAAAGAAGCGTAA
- the tnpA gene encoding IS66 family insertion sequence element accessory protein TnpA produces MEKHLLKKEWEAYIQDYKNSGLSKVAWCQKQNLLAHGLYYWLKKLSPQKEHLRK; encoded by the coding sequence ATGGAAAAACACCTATTAAAAAAGGAATGGGAAGCCTATATTCAAGACTATAAAAACAGTGGATTATCAAAAGTTGCTTGGTGTCAAAAACAGAACCTACTGGCTCATGGGCTTTACTATTGGTTGAAAAAATTATCACCTCAAAAGGAACACCTAAGGAAGTAG
- the tnpC gene encoding IS66 family transposase — MDLSMKTTLSHSKQPTIESLQAQVEELTEKVRWYEEQFRLSQQKRFGTSSEKTPNNQLALELFNEAEKESDSETPESAVETITYRRKKKHGHRDESVQNLPVETIEYRLLDMEQVCLCCGGALHEMSVEVRKELTIIPAEVKVTEHKRYVYACRKCELDEVSTPIVTAKMPAPAFPKSIASPSIMAYIMTQKYVEGLPLYRQKKHFKRMEIFLSRQTMGNWLLYGADRWLVALYERMHEHLLTRTILHADETTFQVLRVPGRAATTKSYLWLYRTGREDIPIVLYDYQPTRAGEHPKRFLTGFEGYLQVDGYSGYHQVPDVTLIGCWAHARRKFDEALKALPDSQKGKKVKASEGLHFCNQLYSIERKLRHVNPTERYEQRLKKSRPILNLFSAWLHEQKDRVLPKSALGKAITYCLNQRNHLEAFLLDGRLEIDNNRSERSIKPFVIGRKNWMFSNTPRGARGSAIMYSVVETAKENGLSPYHYLRYLFETLPNIDLNNKEELDKILPWSADLPSSCRVPKKSEVNKK, encoded by the coding sequence ATGGATTTATCTATGAAAACAACACTCTCACATTCAAAACAACCCACAATTGAATCACTTCAAGCTCAAGTAGAGGAACTCACGGAAAAAGTGAGATGGTATGAAGAACAATTTCGTCTTAGTCAACAAAAACGGTTTGGTACGTCTAGCGAAAAAACACCTAATAATCAACTCGCTTTAGAACTGTTTAATGAGGCTGAGAAAGAAAGTGACTCTGAAACCCCTGAATCAGCTGTTGAAACAATCACCTATCGTCGTAAGAAGAAACACGGTCATAGGGATGAGTCTGTCCAAAACCTTCCGGTTGAAACGATTGAATATCGTTTACTTGATATGGAACAGGTTTGTTTGTGCTGTGGTGGTGCTTTGCATGAGATGAGTGTAGAAGTCCGTAAGGAACTGACGATTATCCCTGCGGAAGTAAAGGTGACGGAACATAAGAGGTATGTATACGCTTGTCGTAAGTGTGAATTAGATGAGGTATCTACACCGATTGTGACGGCTAAGATGCCAGCCCCTGCCTTTCCTAAAAGTATCGCTTCCCCATCGATTATGGCGTATATCATGACACAAAAATATGTAGAAGGATTGCCTCTTTATCGTCAGAAAAAGCATTTTAAACGAATGGAAATCTTCTTATCACGACAAACGATGGGAAATTGGTTATTATATGGGGCGGATCGATGGTTAGTGGCTTTGTATGAAAGGATGCATGAACATTTACTTACTCGAACCATTCTTCATGCGGACGAAACAACCTTCCAAGTCTTACGCGTACCTGGTCGAGCCGCAACAACCAAGTCCTATCTGTGGTTATATCGTACAGGACGAGAGGATATCCCTATTGTCCTCTATGACTATCAACCTACAAGAGCAGGCGAACATCCGAAACGTTTTTTAACTGGTTTTGAAGGATATTTACAGGTAGATGGATATAGTGGTTATCATCAAGTACCGGATGTCACCCTTATCGGATGTTGGGCGCATGCGAGACGAAAGTTTGATGAAGCCTTAAAGGCTTTACCTGATTCACAGAAGGGGAAAAAAGTGAAGGCGAGCGAAGGTTTACACTTCTGTAATCAACTCTATTCGATTGAAAGGAAGCTCAGACATGTCAACCCTACCGAGCGATATGAGCAGAGACTGAAAAAAAGCAGGCCCATTCTGAACCTTTTTTCAGCATGGCTTCATGAACAGAAAGATCGTGTTTTACCAAAAAGTGCGCTAGGCAAAGCCATCACTTATTGTTTGAATCAACGGAATCATCTTGAAGCTTTTTTATTAGACGGTCGTTTAGAAATCGATAACAACAGAAGTGAACGTTCTATTAAACCGTTTGTAATCGGGAGAAAAAATTGGATGTTCTCAAATACACCGCGAGGTGCCAGAGGAAGTGCCATCATGTATAGTGTGGTGGAAACTGCAAAAGAGAATGGTTTAAGTCCTTATCATTATCTTCGTTATTTATTTGAAACACTTCCCAACATCGATTTAAACAATAAAGAGGAACTGGATAAAATCTTGCCGTGGTCAGCGGATTTACCATCTAGCTGTAGAGTGCCGAAAAAAAGTGAAGTAAACAAAAAATAA
- the tnpB gene encoding IS66 family insertion sequence element accessory protein TnpB (TnpB, as the term is used for proteins encoded by IS66 family insertion elements, is considered an accessory protein, since TnpC, encoded by a neighboring gene, is a DDE family transposase.), translating to MISEIAIEKVYLAQGATDLRKSIDGLAAIVKEEFELDPFSSCLFVFCNRSRDKLKILVWEHNGFWLHYRRLEKGTFYWPTGHPGVPLTISRRQLRWLLDGFAFQQKQGHQAVHARTIL from the coding sequence ATGATATCCGAAATCGCAATTGAAAAAGTATATCTTGCACAAGGGGCAACAGATTTACGTAAATCAATTGATGGACTAGCAGCTATTGTAAAGGAAGAATTTGAGTTAGACCCTTTTTCTTCTTGTTTATTTGTTTTTTGTAATCGCTCACGCGATAAACTAAAAATTCTTGTTTGGGAACATAATGGTTTCTGGTTGCACTATCGCAGATTGGAAAAGGGAACGTTTTACTGGCCAACTGGTCATCCGGGTGTGCCACTTACCATTTCAAGACGACAATTGAGATGGCTTCTTGATGGATTTGCTTTTCAACAAAAACAAGGTCATCAAGCCGTACATGCGAGAACCATTCTATAA
- the tnpA gene encoding IS66 family insertion sequence element accessory protein TnpA: protein MKRHLLKKEWETNIQDYKNSGLSKVAWCQKQNLRVHRLYYWLNKLSPETEDQNKNERVNWISMNVPVVEENIHATIRIHMQEATIELDVPFTPQVLLQVIQTVKQQ, encoded by the coding sequence ATGAAAAGACACCTATTAAAGAAAGAATGGGAGACTAATATTCAAGACTATAAAAACAGCGGATTATCAAAAGTTGCCTGGTGTCAGAAACAGAACCTACGGGTTCATCGGCTATATTACTGGCTAAACAAATTATCACCTGAAACGGAAGATCAAAATAAAAATGAGCGTGTGAATTGGATTTCTATGAATGTCCCTGTCGTAGAAGAAAACATACATGCCACCATTCGAATTCACATGCAAGAAGCCACTATTGAGTTAGATGTGCCTTTTACTCCACAAGTGCTCCTACAAGTGATACAGACGGTGAAACAACAATGA
- a CDS encoding alpha/beta hydrolase, whose protein sequence is MNIQESFVTVLDGSEIYLRKWLPESEIRGIVQIAHGMTEHAGVYTEYIDALLKAGYGVYAHDHRGHGKTAKQEEDYGHFEPNVGWDQAVSDIIFVSELIRNEHTCPLFLLGHSMGSFLSRRAVQLRGDLYDGFLISGTGGNPGFLGVLGYKVATIEMKLRGTKTKSPMLNFLSFGNFNSNFKPNRTKFDWLSSDTNQVDRYIEDPLCGFICSTSFYRELFSGMLEVNRPEEYKKTPKDLPIHIFSGDRDPVGDMGKGVKEVYDMYKNCGVKDVTLRLYENGRHEMFHEVNRDEVFQDLISWLDEHII, encoded by the coding sequence ATGAACATACAGGAAAGCTTTGTTACAGTGTTGGATGGATCGGAAATTTATTTGCGTAAGTGGCTGCCAGAAAGTGAAATTCGTGGAATTGTACAGATTGCACATGGTATGACGGAACATGCTGGTGTCTATACAGAATACATTGATGCCTTATTGAAGGCTGGTTATGGTGTATATGCTCATGATCACCGGGGACATGGAAAAACAGCAAAACAAGAAGAGGATTATGGCCATTTCGAACCGAATGTTGGCTGGGATCAAGCTGTTTCTGACATAATCTTTGTATCGGAACTTATTCGTAATGAACATACTTGTCCGCTCTTTTTATTAGGTCACAGTATGGGTTCTTTCTTATCTAGACGTGCTGTACAACTTCGTGGTGACCTATATGATGGATTCCTTATTTCTGGGACAGGTGGAAACCCTGGATTTTTAGGTGTACTAGGTTATAAAGTGGCAACGATTGAAATGAAGCTTCGCGGCACAAAAACGAAAAGTCCAATGTTGAACTTTTTGTCATTTGGAAACTTTAATTCCAATTTTAAACCGAATCGGACAAAGTTTGATTGGCTTTCTTCAGATACAAATCAAGTTGATAGATACATAGAAGATCCGTTATGTGGTTTTATTTGTTCAACGAGTTTTTACCGTGAATTATTTAGTGGTATGCTGGAAGTGAATAGACCAGAAGAATATAAAAAAACGCCGAAAGACCTTCCTATACATATTTTTTCCGGAGATCGTGATCCAGTGGGAGATATGGGGAAAGGCGTAAAAGAAGTATACGATATGTATAAAAATTGCGGTGTGAAAGATGTAACACTTCGCCTATATGAAAATGGAAGGCACGAAATGTTCCATGAAGTAAATAGGGATGAAGTATTTCAAGATTTGATTTCTTGGTTAGATGAACATATTATATAA
- a CDS encoding pentapeptide repeat-containing protein gives MSEFVNNEYIEIDFRDVAIKEEELKNCTFIKCRFRGVDASEIVTENCNFIECDFTGALFNASIHQGSTFANCKFSGANLFVSKFEECKMTGSDFEEANLDGITIVFGDWSYTNLRFANLSKQKLKGIRLVEADLCECNLEKADLRDVDLTGAQLGKAKLIGADLRGAVVDRIDFRAFDLQNVRLDITQAVAVARCYGAKVD, from the coding sequence ATGAGTGAATTTGTAAATAACGAGTATATAGAAATAGATTTTCGTGATGTTGCTATAAAAGAAGAGGAATTAAAAAATTGTACATTTATAAAGTGTCGTTTTAGAGGTGTAGATGCATCAGAAATTGTAACGGAAAATTGTAATTTCATAGAATGTGACTTCACAGGCGCTCTTTTTAATGCTTCAATTCACCAGGGAAGTACGTTTGCAAATTGTAAATTTTCTGGAGCAAATTTATTTGTTTCTAAGTTTGAGGAATGTAAAATGACGGGTTCTGATTTTGAAGAGGCGAATTTAGATGGAATAACGATTGTATTTGGCGATTGGTCATATACAAATTTAAGATTTGCGAATTTAAGTAAACAAAAATTAAAGGGTATTCGCTTAGTTGAAGCGGATCTTTGTGAATGTAATTTAGAAAAAGCTGATTTACGTGATGTTGATTTAACAGGTGCACAATTAGGAAAAGCGAAGCTTATAGGTGCAGATTTAAGAGGAGCTGTAGTGGATAGAATTGACTTTAGAGCATTTGATTTACAGAATGTAAGATTGGATATAACGCAGGCGGTTGCTGTGGCGAGGTGTTATGGAGCGAAGGTAGATTAA
- a CDS encoding GNAT family N-acetyltransferase: MVVRKALLNEANELSHIALASKATWDYSEEFILACKEDLTITEEYIKNHYVYILENKGVKIGFFSFQRKEEDVLDFLYLHPNYKGKGYGNILWQSVVEKAVELGIKSFTIDSDPNAKGYYMKMGAKLIGETPSTVFKDRVLPLLQYDV; the protein is encoded by the coding sequence ATGGTAGTGAGGAAAGCATTATTAAACGAGGCAAATGAACTAAGTCATATAGCACTAGCATCAAAGGCAACTTGGGATTACAGCGAAGAATTTATACTAGCATGTAAGGAAGATTTAACGATTACGGAAGAGTATATTAAAAATCATTACGTATATATTTTAGAAAATAAAGGAGTGAAAATTGGTTTTTTTTCATTTCAACGAAAAGAAGAAGATGTTCTCGATTTTTTATATTTACATCCAAATTATAAGGGAAAGGGTTATGGTAACATTCTATGGCAAAGTGTCGTAGAAAAAGCAGTTGAATTAGGAATTAAGAGTTTTACAATTGATAGTGATCCAAATGCGAAAGGCTACTACATGAAAATGGGTGCAAAATTGATTGGAGAGACACCTTCAACAGTTTTTAAAGATCGTGTTCTGCCACTTTTGCAATATGATGTATAA
- a CDS encoding YunG family protein, which translates to MDGFEIAQIYKILMKSWSLETSSKWTIENPAKGQCGVTALVIHDLFGGEIKKTQVGEDWHFYNAINGKRYDFTATQFFEEIAYMDIPSNREEAFADTNDRQYYALKQKMHIFMQ; encoded by the coding sequence ATGGATGGTTTTGAAATCGCACAAATCTACAAGATTTTAATGAAATCTTGGTCACTTGAAACAAGTTCAAAGTGGACGATAGAAAATCCGGCAAAAGGGCAATGTGGTGTAACAGCACTTGTTATACATGATTTGTTTGGAGGGGAAATAAAAAAGACGCAAGTTGGCGAAGATTGGCACTTTTACAATGCTATAAATGGAAAGCGATATGATTTTACCGCAACACAATTTTTTGAAGAGATAGCTTATATGGATATTCCTTCTAATAGAGAAGAAGCATTTGCAGACACAAATGATAGGCAATATTATGCTTTAAAACAGAAAATGCATATCTTTATGCAATAG
- a CDS encoding bifunctional S-methyl-5'-thioadenosine deaminase/S-adenosylhomocysteine deaminase — MKTAYVSATIATLNEQNELFENGYIIVEDDKIIEVQNGEFSNRNQVDQVIDLKGKWLFPGLVNTHTHVVMSLLRGIGDDMLLQPWLETRIWPLESQFTPELAVASTELGLLEMVKSGTTTFSDMFNPIGVDQDAIMETVRNSGMRAAVSRTLFSFGTKEDEKKAIQDAEKYVKRYYSENGMLTTMVAPHSPYACSTEMLEECARIAVENHTMVHIHLSETEREVRDIEARYGKRPVEYAASCGLFKRPTVIAHGVVLNEDERAFLAEHDVRVAHNPNSNLKLGSGIANVKGMLEAGIKVGIATDSVASNNNLDMFEELRVATLLQKGIHKDATALPVETALSLATKGAAEVIGMKQTGSIEVGKCADFITIDPSNKPHLQPAEEVLSHLVYAASGKDVSDVVINGKHIVWNGECKTLDEEQIIFEASRYKRGLGM; from the coding sequence TTGAAAACAGCTTATGTAAGCGCTACGATTGCAACGCTAAATGAACAGAATGAATTGTTTGAAAACGGATATATCATTGTAGAAGATGATAAGATTATAGAAGTACAAAATGGAGAATTTTCTAATCGAAATCAAGTGGATCAAGTGATAGATTTGAAGGGAAAGTGGCTATTTCCAGGTCTTGTGAATACGCATACACATGTTGTGATGAGTCTTTTACGTGGCATTGGTGATGATATGTTATTACAGCCGTGGCTTGAAACAAGAATTTGGCCTCTTGAAAGTCAATTTACGCCAGAGCTTGCTGTTGCTAGTACAGAACTTGGTTTATTAGAAATGGTAAAAAGCGGGACAACAACATTTTCTGATATGTTTAATCCAATCGGTGTAGATCAGGATGCGATTATGGAAACGGTTCGTAATAGTGGAATGCGAGCAGCGGTTTCAAGAACTTTATTTAGTTTTGGAACGAAAGAGGATGAAAAGAAAGCAATTCAAGATGCTGAAAAATATGTAAAACGATATTACAGTGAAAACGGCATGTTAACAACGATGGTTGCTCCTCATAGTCCATATGCATGCTCTACCGAAATGTTAGAAGAGTGTGCGAGAATCGCGGTGGAAAACCATACGATGGTTCACATCCATCTTTCAGAAACAGAGCGTGAAGTACGCGATATTGAAGCGCGATATGGCAAACGTCCTGTAGAATATGCAGCGAGCTGTGGTTTATTTAAGAGACCGACAGTTATTGCACATGGCGTTGTGTTAAATGAAGATGAGCGCGCATTCTTAGCGGAACATGACGTTCGTGTAGCACACAATCCAAATAGCAATTTAAAATTAGGGTCTGGTATAGCGAATGTTAAGGGAATGTTAGAAGCGGGAATAAAAGTTGGTATTGCAACAGATAGCGTTGCATCTAACAATAATTTAGATATGTTTGAGGAGCTTCGAGTTGCAACTTTATTGCAAAAGGGTATTCATAAAGATGCGACTGCATTACCAGTTGAAACAGCTCTTTCACTCGCAACAAAAGGAGCGGCAGAAGTCATTGGGATGAAACAAACAGGTTCCATTGAAGTAGGAAAGTGTGCTGACTTTATTACAATTGATCCATCCAATAAGCCGCATCTACAGCCAGCAGAAGAAGTGTTGTCACACCTTGTGTATGCAGCAAGTGGAAAAGATGTATCTGATGTTGTAATTAATGGGAAACATATTGTGTGGAATGGTGAATGTAAAACATTAGATGAAGAGCAAATTATTTTTGAGGCAAGTCGTTATAAACGAGGATTGGGGATGTAG
- a CDS encoding peptide ABC transporter substrate-binding protein — MKQKKSRLLVITLVTSLILSACSSTANKVNKGDQKQVLNVTVSEEIPSLDTAKVMDGTSSHVMQNIFEGLYVLDNQDKPVPGVAKSFEKSEDGKRYTFHLRKDAKWSNGESVTAHDFTFSWKRTLSPETASQYAYMLFYIKNAQEINKGTLATDRLGVKALDNYTLEVQLEQPVPYLLQLLALPIYLPQHESFVKEQGDRYGLEPDNLIYNGAFVLEKWKHEQEFQLKKNDTYWDKRKVKLDEINFHIIKDTMTAVNLYESGSLDRVPINSTFVDQYKNNKELHVSSDPAIAMLRFNEGNTSLANKKLRQSISLAVNKEELINHFINNGASPAHGLIPTGYKNEVTGKDFRKENGNIADYDLEKAKELWEDAKKELGTENVTVEFLTFEQDNAKRIAEYIKGDLEKHLQGLTVQIKQQPFKQKLQLEQTGQYDISMVVWGPDYKDPINYLELFTTNSPNNKMDYSNSNYDDLIKKAKYDIVLDQQKRWKALQEAERIVLEDAAVAPLYHTGSAYIQKERIKGIEKHQFGGVYTYKHAFIAEK; from the coding sequence ATGAAGCAGAAAAAGAGCCGCTTACTAGTAATTACACTTGTCACATCTTTGATTTTATCGGCTTGTAGTAGTACAGCGAATAAAGTTAATAAAGGGGATCAAAAACAAGTGTTAAATGTAACAGTATCAGAAGAAATTCCTTCTCTTGATACAGCGAAAGTGATGGATGGTACATCATCACATGTGATGCAAAATATATTTGAAGGGTTGTATGTGCTAGATAATCAAGACAAGCCCGTACCTGGTGTGGCGAAGTCATTTGAGAAAAGTGAGGATGGGAAAAGATATACATTCCATTTGCGCAAAGATGCAAAATGGTCAAATGGGGAATCGGTAACAGCACATGATTTTACTTTTTCGTGGAAACGGACATTGAGTCCTGAAACAGCATCTCAATATGCATACATGCTATTTTATATAAAAAACGCACAAGAAATTAATAAAGGTACATTGGCTACTGATCGACTAGGAGTAAAGGCATTAGATAATTATACGCTAGAAGTACAGTTAGAGCAGCCTGTCCCTTATTTATTGCAATTATTAGCGTTGCCTATTTATTTACCACAGCATGAATCATTTGTGAAAGAACAAGGAGATCGTTATGGATTAGAACCAGATAATCTTATATATAATGGAGCGTTTGTGTTAGAAAAATGGAAGCATGAACAAGAATTTCAATTGAAGAAAAATGATACATATTGGGATAAGCGGAAAGTAAAGCTAGATGAAATAAACTTTCATATTATAAAAGATACAATGACAGCTGTAAATTTATATGAATCTGGTAGTCTTGATCGAGTACCTATTAATTCTACATTTGTAGACCAATATAAAAACAATAAGGAGCTACATGTGTCAAGTGATCCTGCTATAGCTATGCTTCGCTTTAATGAAGGGAATACTTCACTAGCAAATAAAAAACTTCGGCAATCAATTTCTTTAGCAGTAAATAAAGAAGAGCTTATAAATCACTTTATAAACAACGGTGCATCTCCTGCGCATGGCTTGATTCCAACAGGGTATAAGAATGAAGTAACCGGGAAAGATTTTCGAAAGGAAAATGGGAATATTGCTGATTACGATTTAGAAAAAGCAAAAGAACTTTGGGAAGACGCGAAAAAAGAGCTTGGTACGGAGAATGTTACAGTGGAGTTCTTGACATTTGAGCAAGATAATGCAAAACGTATAGCTGAATATATAAAAGGAGATTTAGAAAAGCATTTACAAGGTTTAACAGTGCAGATTAAACAGCAACCATTTAAGCAAAAATTACAACTAGAACAAACAGGGCAATATGATATATCTATGGTAGTATGGGGACCAGATTACAAAGATCCGATAAATTATTTAGAATTATTTACGACAAATAGCCCTAATAATAAGATGGATTACTCAAATTCTAATTATGATGATCTTATAAAGAAAGCAAAATATGATATTGTACTAGATCAACAAAAAAGATGGAAAGCCTTACAAGAGGCAGAACGAATAGTATTGGAAGATGCGGCAGTTGCTCCTCTTTATCATACTGGTTCAGCATATATACAGAAGGAGCGTATAAAGGGCATTGAGAAGCATCAATTTGGCGGTGTATACACGTATAAACATGCTTTTATAGCTGAAAAATAA